From Vitis vinifera cultivar Pinot Noir 40024 chromosome 14, ASM3070453v1, a single genomic window includes:
- the LOC100853893 gene encoding protein GLUTAMINE DUMPER 2, protein MMAADTTSSNGFWQLNSPLPYLFVGLALLLGVIAVALIILSCSHKQPPADLATDDDKDKPPKPMHTDPDTVLVVMAGDDSPKYLAKPMASTTHTEQV, encoded by the coding sequence ATGATGGCAGCAGATACCACCTCCTCCAATGGATTTTGGCAGTTGAACTCTCCATTGCCATACCTGTTTGTTGGGTTGGCTCTACTGCTGGGCGTTATAGCGGTTGCACTCATCATACTATCCTGCTCACACAAACAGCCTCCTGCAGACTTGGCAACTGATGATGACAAAGATAAGCCACCAAAACCGATGCACACAGACCCAGACACCGTGCTCGTAGTCATGGCAGGAGACGACAGTCCCAAGTACCTGGCAAAGCCCATGGCGTCGACTACCCATACTGAGCAAGTCTGA